The Methanocaldococcus jannaschii DSM 2661 genome has a segment encoding these proteins:
- the psmB gene encoding archaeal proteasome endopeptidase complex subunit beta, translating into MDVMKGTTTVGLICDDAVILATDKRASLGNLVADKEAKKLYKIDDYIAMTIAGSVGDAQAIVRLLIAEAKLYKMRTGRNIPPLACATLLSNILHSSRMFPFLTQIIIGGYDLLEGAKLFSLDPLGGMNEEKTFTATGSGSPIAYGVLEAGYDRDMSVEEGIKLALNALKSAMERDTFSGNGISLAVITKDGVKIFEDEEIEKILDSMKAKPKKKTTKRSRRKSK; encoded by the coding sequence ATGGATGTAATGAAAGGAACAACAACCGTTGGTTTAATTTGTGACGATGCAGTAATTTTAGCGACAGATAAAAGGGCATCATTAGGTAATTTAGTAGCTGACAAAGAAGCAAAAAAATTATATAAGATAGATGATTACATAGCGATGACCATTGCGGGAAGTGTTGGAGACGCTCAAGCGATAGTTAGGTTATTAATTGCTGAGGCAAAACTATACAAAATGAGAACTGGGAGAAATATCCCTCCATTGGCATGTGCTACCCTATTGAGTAATATATTGCATTCAAGTAGAATGTTCCCTTTTTTAACTCAGATAATTATTGGTGGGTATGATTTATTGGAAGGAGCTAAATTATTTTCATTAGACCCATTAGGAGGAATGAACGAAGAAAAAACTTTTACAGCTACTGGTTCTGGTTCTCCAATTGCCTATGGGGTTTTAGAAGCTGGATATGATAGAGATATGTCAGTTGAAGAAGGGATAAAATTAGCCCTAAATGCATTAAAATCAGCAATGGAAAGAGACACATTTTCAGGAAATGGTATATCATTAGCTGTTATAACAAAAGATGGTGTTAAGATATTTGAGGATGAAGAGATTGAAAAAATCTTAGATAGTATGAAAGCTAAACCTAAGAAAAAAACCACAAAAAGAAGTAGAAGAAAGAGCAAATAA
- a CDS encoding beta-CASP ribonuclease aCPSF1, with protein MSAEEVLENIRKEIIKKSPKEAKIVDVQFEGPEVVVYVKNPEIFTNEIIKSLAKDLRKRISIRPDPSVLVEPEIAKQKILEIVPEEAEITNFVFDANTGEVIIESKKPGLVIGKEGKTLEMIKKAIRWAPKPVRTPPIQSETIKAIRATLYRERHEVKEILRRIGRRIHRDIVVRGDYWIRVSFLGGAREVGRSCLYVQTPDTRVLIDCGINVACEDKAFPHFDAPEFSIEDLDAVIVTHAHLDHCGFIPGLFRYGYDGPVYCTRPTRDLMTLLQKDYLEIAKKEGKEVPYTSKDIKTCVKHTIPIDYGVTTDISPTIKLTLHNAGHVLGSAIAHLHIGEGLYNLAYTGDIKFETSRLLEPAVCQFPRLETLIIESTYGAYDDVLPEREEAERELLRVVSETTDRGGKVLIPVFGVGRAQELMLVLEEGYNQGIFNAPVYLDGMIWEATAIHTAYPEYLSKEMRQKIFHEGDNPFLSEVFKRVGSTNERRKVIDSDEPCVILATSGMLTGGPSVEYLKHLAPDEKNAIIFVGYQAEGTLGRKVQSGWKEIPIITRNGKTKSIPINLQVYTIEGFSGHSDRKQLIKYIRRLKPSPEKIIMVHGEESKCLDFADTVRRLFKKQTYVPMNLDAIRVK; from the coding sequence TTGTCAGCAGAGGAAGTTTTAGAAAATATAAGAAAAGAGATAATAAAAAAATCACCAAAAGAGGCGAAAATAGTTGATGTTCAGTTTGAGGGGCCTGAAGTCGTTGTCTATGTAAAAAATCCAGAAATTTTCACAAATGAAATTATTAAAAGCCTTGCTAAGGATTTGAGGAAAAGAATTTCCATAAGACCAGACCCATCTGTTTTAGTTGAGCCAGAAATAGCTAAACAGAAAATTTTAGAAATTGTCCCTGAAGAGGCAGAAATAACTAACTTTGTTTTTGATGCAAACACTGGGGAAGTCATAATAGAATCAAAGAAACCTGGATTGGTTATAGGTAAAGAAGGAAAAACACTGGAAATGATTAAAAAAGCAATAAGATGGGCACCTAAACCAGTAAGAACTCCACCAATACAATCAGAGACAATAAAAGCAATTAGGGCCACACTTTATAGGGAGAGACATGAGGTTAAAGAAATTTTAAGAAGAATTGGAAGGAGAATACATAGAGATATAGTTGTTAGAGGAGATTATTGGATAAGAGTATCTTTCTTAGGAGGAGCAAGAGAAGTTGGTAGGTCTTGCTTATATGTTCAAACACCAGACACAAGGGTATTAATTGATTGTGGTATCAATGTAGCATGTGAAGATAAGGCATTTCCTCACTTTGATGCTCCAGAATTCTCAATTGAAGATTTAGATGCTGTTATAGTTACTCATGCTCACTTAGATCACTGTGGTTTTATTCCCGGTTTGTTTAGATATGGTTATGACGGTCCTGTTTACTGCACAAGACCAACAAGGGATTTAATGACTTTATTGCAAAAAGATTATTTAGAGATAGCTAAAAAAGAGGGTAAAGAAGTTCCTTACACCTCAAAAGATATAAAAACATGTGTTAAGCACACAATACCAATTGATTATGGAGTTACAACAGACATAAGCCCAACAATAAAATTAACCCTACATAATGCTGGACACGTTTTAGGTTCTGCTATTGCCCATTTACATATAGGAGAGGGGTTGTATAACTTAGCCTATACTGGAGACATCAAGTTTGAGACATCAAGGCTGTTAGAGCCGGCTGTTTGCCAATTCCCAAGATTAGAAACATTGATAATTGAATCTACTTATGGGGCTTATGATGATGTTCTGCCAGAGAGGGAAGAGGCAGAGAGAGAGCTTTTGAGGGTTGTTAGTGAAACAACAGATAGAGGAGGAAAGGTTTTAATTCCAGTATTTGGAGTTGGAAGAGCTCAGGAGTTAATGCTTGTTTTAGAAGAAGGATACAATCAAGGCATATTTAACGCTCCTGTCTATTTAGACGGAATGATTTGGGAAGCTACTGCTATACATACTGCATATCCAGAGTATTTATCAAAAGAAATGAGGCAGAAGATATTCCACGAAGGAGATAATCCATTCTTATCTGAAGTATTTAAGAGGGTTGGAAGCACTAATGAAAGAAGGAAAGTTATTGATAGTGATGAACCATGTGTAATCTTAGCAACATCTGGAATGCTTACTGGAGGGCCGAGTGTTGAGTATCTAAAACACTTAGCTCCAGATGAGAAAAATGCAATAATATTTGTTGGTTATCAAGCAGAGGGAACTTTGGGTAGAAAGGTTCAGAGCGGTTGGAAAGAGATTCCAATCATTACAAGAAATGGAAAGACAAAATCAATTCCAATAAATCTACAGGTTTATACAATTGAAGGATTTTCAGGACATAGTGATAGAAAGCAGTTAATTAAGTATATCAGAAGATTGAAGCCTTCACCAGAGAAGATAATTATGGTTCATGGAGAAGAGAGTAAGTGCTTAGATTTTGCAGATACAGTTAGAAGATTGTTCAAAAAACAAACTTATGTGCCAATGAACTTGGATGCTATAAGGGTTAAGTAA
- the rbcL gene encoding type III ribulose-bisphosphate carboxylase yields MDYINLNYRPNEGDLLSCMVIKGENLEKLANEIAGESSIGTWTKVQTMKSDIYEKLRPKVYEIKEIGEENGYKVGLIKIAYPLYDFEINNMPGVLAGIAGNIFGMKIAKGLRILDFRFPAEFVKAYKGPRFGIEGVRETLKIKERPLLGTIVKPKVGLKTEEHAKVAYEAWVGGVDLVKDDENLTSQEFNKFEDRIYKTLEMRDKAEEETGERKAYMPNITAPYREMIRRAEIAEDAGSEYVMIDVVVCGFSAVQSFREEDFKFIIHAHRAMHAAMTRSRDFGISMLALAKIYRLLGVDQLHIGTVVGKMEGGEKEVKAIRDEIVYDKVEADNENKFFNQDWFDIKPVFPVSSGGVHPRLVPKIVEILGRDLIIQAGGGVHGHPDGTRAGAKAMRAAIEAIIEGKSLEEKAEEVAELKKALEYWK; encoded by the coding sequence ATGGACTACATAAACTTAAACTACAGACCAAATGAAGGTGATTTGTTATCTTGTATGGTAATTAAAGGAGAAAATTTAGAAAAGTTGGCAAATGAGATTGCTGGGGAGAGCTCTATTGGAACATGGACTAAAGTTCAAACAATGAAAAGCGATATTTATGAAAAATTAAGACCAAAGGTTTATGAAATTAAAGAGATTGGAGAAGAAAATGGGTATAAAGTTGGACTAATAAAAATTGCCTATCCATTGTATGATTTTGAAATAAACAACATGCCAGGAGTTTTAGCAGGGATTGCAGGAAATATATTTGGAATGAAGATAGCCAAAGGTTTAAGGATATTGGACTTTAGATTTCCAGCGGAGTTTGTTAAAGCTTATAAAGGGCCAAGATTTGGAATTGAAGGAGTTAGAGAAACTCTAAAAATCAAAGAAAGACCTTTACTGGGGACTATAGTTAAACCAAAAGTTGGTTTAAAAACTGAAGAGCATGCAAAAGTTGCCTATGAAGCATGGGTTGGAGGGGTTGATTTAGTTAAGGATGATGAAAATTTAACTTCCCAAGAATTCAATAAATTTGAGGATAGAATTTATAAAACCTTAGAGATGAGAGATAAAGCAGAAGAAGAGACTGGAGAAAGAAAAGCATATATGCCAAATATAACAGCTCCATACAGAGAGATGATTAGAAGGGCAGAGATTGCTGAAGATGCTGGAAGTGAATATGTGATGATAGATGTTGTTGTTTGTGGATTCTCTGCAGTGCAATCATTTAGAGAAGAGGACTTTAAATTTATAATCCATGCCCACAGAGCTATGCATGCAGCAATGACAAGAAGTAGAGATTTTGGAATATCCATGTTGGCATTAGCTAAGATTTATAGGTTGTTAGGAGTTGACCAATTACATATAGGAACAGTTGTTGGAAAGATGGAAGGAGGAGAAAAAGAGGTTAAAGCAATTAGAGATGAGATTGTTTATGATAAAGTTGAAGCAGACAACGAAAACAAATTTTTCAATCAAGATTGGTTTGATATTAAACCAGTATTTCCAGTATCTTCTGGCGGAGTTCATCCAAGATTAGTCCCAAAAATAGTTGAGATTTTAGGCAGAGATTTAATTATTCAGGCAGGAGGAGGAGTTCATGGACATCCAGATGGGACAAGAGCTGGAGCTAAGGCAATGAGGGCTGCTATTGAGGCAATTATAGAAGGAAAATCATTAGAAGAAAAAGCAGAAGAAGTTGCAGAGCTAAAAAAGGCTTTAGAGTATTGGAAATAA
- the cas6 gene encoding CRISPR-associated endoribonuclease Cas6 — protein MRLKLSLTPKQDFSFDKINKHTIQGFIYSLLKDTEFGEMHNQPRFKFWCFSDIFPPNDFVKGEDKYLLISSPREEFINVLYERLDNLEEVNLNNFKFEVSELKKFDLKVKNKFITGSPIVLYKDKDRGEYIKFYDDDFDLMFFVQRLQDNAVKKYKAFYNEEPVLNGFIFDRISPRVRNGRVDVYVRIAKKGREFLVVGTTWKLLEKIKIRKEERKFYKFIMDCGLGEKNSLGFGFINPIK, from the coding sequence ATGAGGTTAAAGTTATCCCTAACTCCTAAACAAGATTTTTCTTTTGATAAAATTAATAAACATACTATACAGGGTTTTATTTATTCTCTTTTAAAGGATACTGAGTTTGGGGAGATGCATAATCAGCCAAGGTTTAAGTTTTGGTGTTTTTCTGATATATTTCCACCGAATGATTTTGTTAAAGGGGAGGATAAATATCTACTAATATCCTCACCAAGGGAGGAGTTTATTAATGTATTATATGAGAGATTAGATAATTTAGAAGAAGTTAATTTAAATAATTTTAAATTTGAAGTTTCTGAACTTAAAAAATTTGATTTGAAGGTTAAAAATAAGTTTATAACTGGTTCTCCAATTGTTTTATACAAGGATAAAGATAGAGGAGAGTATATAAAGTTTTATGATGATGATTTTGATTTGATGTTTTTTGTTCAAAGACTGCAGGATAATGCAGTTAAAAAATATAAAGCATTTTATAATGAAGAGCCAGTTTTAAATGGTTTTATTTTTGATAGAATATCTCCAAGAGTTAGGAATGGGAGGGTAGATGTTTATGTTAGGATTGCTAAGAAGGGAAGAGAGTTTTTAGTAGTTGGAACTACATGGAAGTTATTAGAGAAGATTAAAATTAGAAAAGAAGAGAGGAAGTTTTACAAGTTTATAATGGATTGTGGTTTGGGAGAGAAGAATAGTTTAGGCTTCGGATTCATAAATCCTATAAAATAA
- the proS gene encoding proline--tRNA ligase, with protein sequence MEFSEWYSDILEKAEIYDVRYPIKGCGVYLPYGFKIRRYTFEIIRNLLDESGHDEALFPMLIPEDLLAKEAEHIKGFEDEVYWVTHGGKTQLDVKLALRPTSETPIYYMMKLWVKVHTDLPIKIYQIVNTFRYETKHTRPLIRLREIMTFKEAHTAHSTKEEAENQVKEAISIYKKFFDTLGIPYLISKRPEWDKFPGAEYTMAFDTIFPDGRTMQIATVHNLGQNFSKTFEIIFETPTGDKDYAYQTCYGISDRVIASIIAIHGDEKGLILPPIVAPIQVVIVPLIFKGKEDIVMEKAKEIYEKLKGKFRVHIDDRDIRPGRKFNDWEIKGVPLRIEVGPKDIENKKITLFRRDTMEKFQVDETQLMEVVEKTLNNIMENIKNRAWEKFENFITILEDINPDEIKNILSEKRGVILVPFKEEIYNEELEEKVEATILGETEYKGNKYIAIAKTY encoded by the coding sequence TTGGAATTTTCAGAATGGTATTCAGATATATTAGAAAAAGCTGAAATTTATGATGTTAGGTATCCAATAAAAGGTTGTGGAGTTTATTTACCTTACGGATTTAAAATAAGAAGATACACATTCGAAATAATAAGAAATTTATTAGATGAGAGTGGGCATGATGAGGCATTATTCCCAATGCTGATTCCAGAGGATTTATTAGCTAAGGAGGCAGAGCATATAAAAGGATTTGAGGATGAGGTTTATTGGGTAACTCATGGAGGAAAAACACAGTTAGATGTTAAATTAGCTTTAAGACCTACTTCAGAAACACCAATATACTATATGATGAAACTTTGGGTTAAGGTTCATACTGATTTGCCAATAAAAATCTATCAGATAGTTAATACATTTAGGTATGAAACAAAGCACACAAGACCTTTAATTAGGTTAAGAGAGATAATGACATTTAAAGAGGCCCACACTGCCCATTCAACAAAGGAAGAGGCTGAAAACCAAGTAAAAGAAGCTATATCTATCTACAAAAAATTCTTTGATACTTTGGGTATTCCTTATTTAATATCCAAAAGACCAGAATGGGACAAATTCCCTGGGGCAGAATACACAATGGCTTTTGACACTATATTCCCAGATGGAAGAACTATGCAGATAGCTACAGTCCATAACTTAGGGCAGAACTTCTCAAAGACATTTGAAATTATATTTGAAACACCAACTGGAGATAAAGATTATGCTTATCAAACATGCTACGGAATCTCAGATAGGGTTATAGCTTCAATTATAGCAATACATGGGGATGAGAAAGGTTTAATTCTGCCTCCAATAGTTGCACCAATACAGGTAGTTATAGTTCCATTAATTTTCAAAGGAAAGGAAGATATTGTTATGGAGAAGGCAAAAGAGATTTATGAGAAATTAAAAGGTAAATTTAGAGTCCATATAGATGATAGGGACATAAGACCTGGAAGGAAGTTTAACGATTGGGAGATAAAAGGCGTTCCATTGAGGATTGAAGTAGGTCCAAAAGATATTGAGAATAAAAAGATAACCTTATTTAGAAGAGATACAATGGAGAAATTCCAGGTGGATGAAACCCAGTTAATGGAGGTTGTAGAAAAAACTTTAAATAATATTATGGAAAACATTAAGAATAGAGCATGGGAAAAATTCGAAAACTTTATAACCATCCTTGAAGATATAAATCCTGATGAAATTAAAAATATACTATCTGAAAAGAGGGGGGTAATTTTAGTCCCATTTAAGGAAGAGATATACAACGAAGAACTTGAAGAGAAAGTAGAGGCAACTATTTTAGGGGAGACAGAATATAAAGGTAATAAATATATAGCAATAGCTAAAACCTACTAA